From a single Candidatus Sulfotelmatobacter sp. genomic region:
- a CDS encoding DUF4011 domain-containing protein — MTSEPSGVARSAADPFVLTDGDQEEPIPARDYAAELGWNTEFDLDSTDEPPRMRVLAYQDDLDRTAKKITTTARTSIEESGANMLYLCFGFLEWKDSETVPASHAPLLIMPVTIEREKAPRNQGWVYQIQYSGEDLTTNLSLVEKMKRDFGVALPYLREEDSPSSYAHAVREAISSRPGWQVKNILTLALLSFGKLLMFLDLDPARWPAKARITDHSVIKNLFEGIKASTLTFPEEYPIDDEDLKLPVPRLFYDADSSQHSALIDALNGNNLVIEGPPGTGKSQSITNLIAAALLKGKSVLFIAEKLAALEVVYRRLDAIGLGLFCLELHSHKTQKRELLNGLERRLTARNTFAGAPNLEYKLSQAKETRAQLNKYVRLLNLPHPQFGSTTFEIIWARHRAAMALSGDVPDLDSLMIRDEERLSRPAYERGKHATDLFAVMTNEMFQKWPVLKEHPWYGVESADIGYPEQADLLRLIRSGNDLAESCADAVAKLQARGFVVAGTLGDLEWCRSIEASLSPSSPNPTFALLPELHSDSSRRFIGAFCDQISSWHKIRVQISQLADLSTATQGYPSSLHELSCLVDGNDIGELSKADINVHAASVKELLDQIPHALTLSSWAHATLSPAVSSSREGSDLLLEAFRAFATAPDGEINYRHPALQREYSPSVIRLAQEKAADICARNTKLREQFELSNLPSSDELHNHAANLLDSNVVSRLFRKDCRNAKRAFRRMLKTPNSVRLSEVVSGLRELAEYKDRLSAFNADVRFSEVAGLHYDSINSPWPALLRVAEWLSGAALSLGSAGKDFLNVLATMPTADFRALRRQIEGRSQEIDALTTVCDLAKPTTDALPPSMRSSWDGSLEDFEADLQGVARKLSHLSTLAAQSGIKNLLKLAHAGRLHDLCRDDSVHVAESDRLTNELGLGKVCEGPDTNVDAIRQALDFAADIDASGLPPAVCRWLLQDFDTNSPLLRSELNSYIDSMSELQRTLLSMTKIARLDVVGFWGCQTIYEVPFTAVAARLVRALHAPDDLPMFVDWLRSWDECSVATLPAVPRLVLSNAVTTDGLPRVYEYLFYSSLATSCINAHADLMLFKGLAHENVRARFAGLDREIMSLNAKYAASVLDARSVPMGTRSGPVAQWTDLSLIDHELAKQKRHVPIRQLVNRAGDALKALKPCFMMSPLSVAQYLEPGRLVFDLVVMDEASQLKPRMPSAQLHGEGNWLLLEIRSSFPRPRSSNE, encoded by the coding sequence TTGACTTCGGAGCCCAGTGGCGTCGCACGCAGTGCGGCCGATCCTTTCGTGTTGACCGATGGCGATCAGGAAGAGCCGATTCCAGCAAGAGACTACGCTGCTGAGCTTGGCTGGAACACAGAGTTTGATCTTGATTCCACTGACGAACCACCGCGGATGCGCGTCCTCGCCTACCAAGACGATCTCGATAGGACGGCCAAAAAGATCACCACTACAGCGCGGACCTCGATTGAGGAATCCGGTGCGAACATGCTTTATTTGTGCTTCGGATTCCTGGAGTGGAAAGACTCGGAGACGGTCCCGGCGTCACATGCGCCCCTTCTAATTATGCCGGTCACGATTGAACGGGAGAAAGCACCGCGAAATCAGGGATGGGTTTACCAAATCCAATATTCCGGTGAAGACCTCACGACTAACTTGTCTCTTGTTGAAAAAATGAAGCGGGACTTTGGCGTGGCCCTGCCCTACCTTCGCGAGGAGGATAGCCCATCGTCTTATGCTCATGCTGTTCGCGAAGCAATTTCTAGTAGGCCAGGGTGGCAGGTCAAGAATATCCTGACGCTTGCGCTCCTGAGTTTTGGGAAGCTTCTGATGTTCCTCGATCTTGACCCTGCGCGGTGGCCAGCCAAAGCGAGGATTACAGATCATTCGGTCATCAAGAACCTATTTGAGGGTATTAAGGCATCAACTTTAACGTTTCCTGAAGAATATCCAATCGATGATGAGGATCTGAAGCTGCCGGTTCCGCGATTGTTCTATGACGCGGACAGTTCGCAACACAGCGCGTTGATCGACGCTCTCAATGGCAATAATTTGGTTATTGAGGGACCACCAGGAACTGGAAAATCCCAGAGCATCACGAATCTGATCGCTGCCGCGCTTCTGAAGGGGAAGTCGGTACTCTTCATTGCAGAAAAGTTGGCTGCGCTGGAGGTCGTCTACCGGCGTCTCGACGCAATTGGCTTGGGCCTGTTTTGCTTAGAATTGCATAGTCACAAGACGCAGAAACGTGAGCTGCTAAACGGCCTTGAACGACGATTGACCGCGCGTAACACTTTTGCGGGTGCTCCGAATCTGGAATACAAGCTGAGTCAGGCCAAGGAAACGAGAGCCCAACTCAATAAGTACGTTCGCCTGCTGAATCTACCGCACCCGCAGTTTGGAAGCACAACTTTTGAGATCATATGGGCCAGACATCGCGCAGCGATGGCCCTTTCCGGCGATGTTCCCGATCTCGATTCGTTGATGATTCGAGACGAGGAGCGACTTAGCCGTCCTGCCTATGAGCGCGGCAAGCACGCCACGGATCTTTTCGCGGTTATGACCAACGAGATGTTCCAGAAGTGGCCCGTGCTAAAAGAACATCCCTGGTATGGCGTCGAGTCGGCAGACATCGGATATCCAGAACAAGCCGACCTACTGAGACTGATCCGGAGTGGCAATGATTTGGCGGAGTCCTGCGCGGATGCCGTCGCGAAGCTCCAAGCGCGCGGATTCGTAGTTGCCGGGACTCTGGGAGATTTGGAGTGGTGTCGATCAATTGAGGCGAGCCTTTCTCCTAGCAGCCCAAATCCTACCTTTGCTCTCCTACCCGAACTCCATTCAGATAGTTCGCGCCGGTTCATTGGCGCCTTCTGCGACCAGATATCAAGCTGGCACAAGATTAGGGTTCAGATTTCACAGTTGGCGGACCTAAGTACGGCCACCCAAGGCTATCCTTCTTCTCTCCACGAACTCTCTTGCTTAGTGGATGGGAATGATATCGGGGAGCTGTCCAAGGCGGATATAAATGTCCACGCCGCAAGTGTCAAAGAGCTACTTGATCAGATTCCTCACGCATTAACTCTGTCGTCTTGGGCTCATGCTACTCTCTCACCGGCAGTTTCTAGCAGCCGCGAAGGCTCCGACTTGCTTCTTGAAGCATTCAGAGCGTTCGCCACGGCTCCCGATGGGGAAATCAACTACCGGCACCCCGCGCTTCAGCGTGAATACTCACCCAGTGTGATCAGGTTGGCCCAAGAGAAAGCTGCCGACATCTGCGCCAGAAACACGAAGCTCAGAGAACAGTTTGAACTGAGCAACCTTCCTTCATCTGACGAGCTGCACAATCATGCAGCGAACCTCTTGGATAGCAATGTTGTTAGCCGCTTGTTTCGAAAGGATTGTCGAAATGCGAAGCGAGCCTTCCGCAGGATGCTGAAAACGCCCAACAGCGTTCGCCTCTCGGAGGTCGTCTCAGGACTCAGGGAGTTGGCTGAATACAAAGATCGGCTGAGCGCTTTCAATGCCGACGTGCGTTTCAGCGAAGTTGCAGGGCTTCATTATGACAGTATCAACAGTCCGTGGCCGGCCCTTCTGCGCGTGGCGGAATGGCTTTCCGGAGCAGCTCTCAGTCTAGGCTCGGCGGGCAAAGACTTTCTGAACGTTCTTGCCACGATGCCGACCGCCGATTTTCGAGCTTTGCGCCGGCAGATCGAAGGGAGGAGCCAGGAGATCGACGCTCTGACAACTGTTTGCGATCTCGCCAAGCCGACAACGGATGCCCTGCCGCCATCTATGAGGTCTTCGTGGGACGGTTCTCTGGAAGACTTCGAGGCTGATCTCCAAGGGGTCGCCCGTAAACTGTCCCATTTGTCCACCCTGGCAGCCCAAAGCGGAATTAAGAATCTTCTCAAGTTGGCTCATGCTGGAAGGCTGCATGATCTATGCCGTGACGATAGCGTGCATGTTGCTGAGTCTGATCGTCTAACCAACGAGCTTGGGTTAGGGAAGGTCTGCGAAGGTCCGGACACAAACGTCGACGCAATAAGACAAGCCTTGGACTTCGCAGCTGATATTGACGCCAGCGGCCTTCCGCCCGCTGTTTGCCGCTGGTTACTGCAAGATTTCGACACGAATTCTCCGTTGCTTCGTAGTGAGCTGAACAGCTACATAGACTCGATGTCGGAACTTCAGCGAACACTGCTGTCCATGACGAAAATTGCCAGGCTGGATGTCGTGGGGTTTTGGGGTTGTCAGACGATCTACGAAGTTCCGTTTACGGCAGTGGCTGCTCGCTTGGTACGGGCACTGCATGCCCCGGATGACCTCCCGATGTTCGTCGACTGGCTACGCTCCTGGGACGAGTGCTCGGTCGCAACGTTGCCTGCGGTGCCTCGTTTGGTTCTCAGCAATGCGGTGACGACTGACGGGCTGCCCCGAGTCTACGAGTATCTTTTTTACAGCTCCCTAGCCACCAGTTGCATTAATGCTCATGCCGATTTGATGTTATTCAAAGGATTAGCTCACGAGAATGTAAGGGCTCGGTTTGCTGGTCTTGATCGCGAGATCATGTCTCTCAATGCCAAATACGCGGCATCTGTTCTAGACGCCCGTTCCGTACCAATGGGAACTCGATCTGGACCGGTAGCACAATGGACTGATCTTTCGCTGATCGATCACGAGCTAGCGAAACAGAAACGTCATGTGCCAATACGGCAGCTCGTGAACCGTGCGGGAGATGCTTTAAAGGCACTTAAGCCGTGTTTCATGATGAGTCCTTTGTCGGTTGCTCAGTACCTAGAACCGGGCAGGCTAGTTTTTGATCTCGTCGTCATGGATGAAGCATCCCAACTCAAGCCGAGGATGCCCTCGGCGCAATTGCACGGGGAGGGCAATTGGTTGTTGTTGGAGATCCGAAGCAGCTTCCCCCGACCACGTTCTTCGAACGAGTAA
- a CDS encoding AAA domain-containing protein, whose protein sequence is MEDGDGTDDDLTAAEDAESILDVATSVYQSIRRLRWHYRSRHHSLIEFSNHEFYKNLVVFPSAYSDHPELGVKLIEVPDGRFVNRRNVAEAQRVVRAAVEHMRVHPQESLGIVALNFEQRELIDDLLDQEIMNDPHAEAFVLEWRDKSEPLFVKNLENVQGDERDVVFISTTYGPNEQGKQFQRFGPINGPQGHRRLNVLFTRAKKRVEVFSSLQANNIMTDGASWGVKVLRQYLEFAKSGTIPEMPGSGGEPDSDFEISVGYILKSAGYDIVPQVGVAGFSIDIGVRDSATPGRFLAGIECDGAAYHSAKSARDRDRLRQEILESHGWKIYRIWSTDWFKNKRHEETRLLQFLSAARLESARA, encoded by the coding sequence ATGGAAGACGGGGACGGGACCGACGATGATCTCACCGCTGCTGAGGATGCTGAGAGCATTCTCGATGTCGCCACGTCGGTGTACCAGTCGATCAGGCGGTTGCGTTGGCATTACCGTTCAAGACATCACAGCCTAATAGAGTTTTCGAACCACGAGTTTTACAAGAACCTAGTCGTGTTTCCGTCAGCATATTCGGATCATCCGGAATTAGGAGTGAAGCTCATCGAAGTCCCAGATGGACGATTCGTAAATCGCAGGAATGTTGCCGAAGCACAGAGAGTCGTTCGAGCTGCTGTCGAACATATGCGCGTACACCCTCAAGAGAGCCTCGGAATCGTCGCATTAAATTTTGAACAACGTGAACTGATAGACGACTTGCTTGACCAGGAAATCATGAACGACCCTCACGCTGAGGCGTTCGTATTGGAGTGGCGGGACAAGTCGGAACCGTTGTTCGTCAAGAACTTGGAAAATGTGCAAGGCGATGAGCGCGACGTGGTTTTCATTTCGACCACGTACGGACCGAATGAGCAAGGCAAGCAGTTTCAGAGGTTCGGGCCTATCAACGGACCACAGGGGCATCGGCGACTGAATGTTCTGTTCACCCGCGCCAAGAAACGCGTCGAGGTGTTCTCCTCGCTACAAGCTAACAACATCATGACGGACGGTGCTTCTTGGGGTGTGAAGGTACTCCGGCAATACTTAGAATTTGCTAAGAGCGGCACAATTCCCGAGATGCCGGGCTCGGGCGGCGAACCTGATAGCGATTTCGAGATTTCCGTTGGCTACATTCTCAAGTCGGCTGGGTACGACATCGTGCCCCAGGTGGGAGTCGCAGGATTTTCCATCGACATCGGCGTCAGAGACTCGGCCACCCCAGGCCGATTCTTGGCAGGAATCGAGTGTGATGGGGCAGCTTATCACTCAGCGAAGTCAGCGCGCGATCGCGATCGGCTACGTCAGGAGATCCTTGAGAGTCACGGCTGGAAAATCTATCGAATCTGGTCAACAGACTGGTTTAAGAACAAACGGCATGAGGAGACTCGACTGTTGCAGTTTCTATCTGCCGCCCGACTGGAATCGGCTCGTGCCTGA
- the ppdK gene encoding pyruvate, phosphate dikinase, producing MATMTLPETEAKENKKGATKYVYFFGGGKADGNGKMKDVLGGKGAGLAEMTNAGLPVPPGFTIQTEACREYMKTGATSKEVERQMDEALAKLEELQGQKLGTGENPLLVSVRSGAKFSMPGMMDTILNLGLNDKSVEALAKRSNNPRFAADSYRRLIQMFGNVVLDIEKSEFDEVFDAKKKQKKTKLDTDLDAKALQEVIVEYKKVVKKHAKRDFPQDPREQLVMARDAVFRSWLNDRAKHYRRINNIDDMLGTAVNVQAMVYGNLGDTSGTGVGFTRNPAIGTKEFYGEFLLNAQGEDVVSGVRTPVPILELRKIMPDVYDQLRDITTRLEKHYKDMQDFEFTIQDGKLYMLQTRNGKRTGLAAVRVAIHMVEEGLITKEEAIFRVEPNQLYDFLVPRLDEKSTKVEVLATGLPASPGAAVGRIVFTADEAVKMAGHDAAKNPVILVRAETTPEDIHGMEVAKGILTSRGGMTSHAAVVTRGMGKCCVAGAGDIDVNEKAREMRVKGQTFKEGDWISLDGTTGRVIKGKLGTLDPSPDDPELQKFMQWADPFRKMKVRANADIPRDAIQARTFGAEGIGLCRTEHMFFGEDKIRHMRAMILADNEKDRRLALKKLLPLQRADFAGVFKAMDGLPVTIRTLDPPLHEFLPRREDLMVEIATFQYADAKAKKALVARYADYGAKGVGDLKKLLPTLLARVEQLHEFNPMLGHRGCRLGITYPEITEMQARAIFEAAVDVTKKGVKVLPEVMIPLVATVKEMANQAAIVRRVADEVFKEKGTKVEYLVGTMIELPRAALVADEIAKEAEFFSFGTNDLTQTTFGFSRDDVNKVLPTYLAEGILKQDPFAALDQEGVGQLVKMATERGRKTRPTLKVGICGEHGGEPSSVEFCYRTGLNYVSCSPFRVLTARLAAAQAAAAETLKVEGGRTK from the coding sequence ATGGCGACGATGACTCTCCCGGAAACGGAAGCTAAGGAAAATAAGAAGGGCGCAACCAAGTATGTTTACTTTTTCGGCGGCGGCAAGGCCGATGGCAACGGCAAGATGAAGGATGTGCTGGGCGGCAAGGGCGCCGGGCTGGCGGAGATGACCAATGCCGGGCTGCCCGTGCCTCCGGGGTTCACCATTCAGACGGAAGCCTGTCGCGAGTATATGAAGACCGGCGCCACTTCGAAAGAAGTTGAGCGGCAGATGGATGAGGCGCTGGCCAAGTTGGAAGAGTTGCAGGGGCAGAAGCTGGGGACGGGCGAGAATCCGCTGCTGGTGAGCGTGCGCTCCGGCGCGAAGTTCTCCATGCCCGGGATGATGGATACGATTCTCAACCTTGGGTTGAACGACAAGAGCGTCGAAGCTCTGGCCAAGCGCAGCAACAATCCGCGCTTCGCCGCGGACTCCTACCGGCGATTGATTCAAATGTTCGGCAACGTCGTGCTCGACATTGAGAAGTCGGAATTCGATGAAGTGTTTGACGCCAAGAAAAAACAGAAGAAGACTAAGCTCGACACCGATCTCGACGCCAAGGCGTTGCAGGAAGTGATCGTCGAATATAAGAAAGTCGTGAAGAAGCACGCCAAGCGCGACTTTCCGCAGGATCCGCGGGAACAGTTGGTGATGGCGCGCGATGCCGTGTTCCGCTCGTGGCTCAACGATCGCGCGAAGCACTATCGCCGCATTAACAATATCGACGACATGCTGGGAACCGCGGTCAACGTGCAGGCTATGGTTTATGGCAACCTGGGCGACACCAGCGGCACGGGCGTGGGCTTCACGCGCAACCCCGCGATCGGGACGAAAGAGTTTTACGGCGAGTTCCTGCTAAACGCGCAGGGAGAAGATGTGGTTTCGGGGGTGCGCACGCCGGTGCCGATCCTTGAATTGCGGAAGATCATGCCGGATGTCTACGACCAGCTGCGCGACATTACCACGCGGCTCGAAAAACATTACAAAGACATGCAGGATTTCGAGTTCACCATTCAGGACGGCAAGCTCTACATGCTGCAGACGCGCAACGGCAAGCGCACGGGGCTGGCCGCGGTTCGCGTGGCGATTCACATGGTGGAGGAAGGACTGATCACGAAGGAAGAAGCGATTTTCCGGGTCGAGCCGAATCAGTTGTATGACTTCCTGGTGCCGCGACTGGATGAGAAGAGCACAAAGGTAGAAGTGCTGGCTACGGGACTGCCGGCGTCGCCGGGCGCGGCGGTGGGGCGGATCGTATTCACCGCCGATGAAGCGGTGAAGATGGCGGGACACGATGCGGCGAAGAATCCGGTGATTCTGGTGCGCGCGGAAACGACGCCGGAAGATATTCATGGCATGGAAGTGGCGAAGGGGATTCTCACTTCGCGCGGGGGCATGACCAGTCACGCTGCGGTGGTTACGCGCGGTATGGGCAAGTGTTGCGTGGCGGGCGCGGGCGACATCGACGTGAATGAGAAGGCGCGCGAGATGCGGGTTAAGGGTCAAACCTTTAAAGAGGGCGACTGGATTTCGCTCGACGGCACGACGGGGCGCGTGATCAAGGGAAAGCTGGGCACGCTCGATCCTTCTCCGGATGATCCGGAGCTGCAAAAGTTCATGCAGTGGGCCGATCCGTTCCGCAAGATGAAAGTGCGCGCCAATGCGGACATTCCGCGTGATGCGATTCAGGCGCGGACATTTGGAGCAGAAGGCATAGGGCTCTGCCGCACCGAGCACATGTTTTTTGGGGAAGACAAGATTCGCCACATGCGCGCCATGATTCTCGCGGATAACGAGAAGGACCGCCGGTTGGCACTCAAGAAATTGTTGCCGCTGCAACGTGCGGATTTTGCGGGAGTCTTCAAGGCGATGGACGGGTTGCCGGTCACTATCCGGACACTCGATCCTCCGTTGCACGAGTTCCTGCCGCGTCGCGAAGACTTGATGGTCGAGATCGCGACCTTCCAGTATGCCGATGCGAAGGCGAAGAAGGCGCTGGTGGCGCGGTACGCCGATTATGGCGCGAAGGGCGTCGGCGATCTGAAGAAACTGTTGCCGACGCTGTTGGCGCGGGTGGAGCAGTTGCACGAGTTCAATCCCATGCTTGGGCATCGCGGATGCCGGCTGGGCATCACGTATCCCGAAATTACCGAGATGCAGGCGCGGGCGATTTTCGAGGCGGCGGTTGATGTCACGAAGAAGGGCGTGAAGGTGCTGCCGGAAGTGATGATTCCGCTGGTGGCCACGGTGAAAGAGATGGCGAATCAGGCGGCGATTGTGCGTCGCGTCGCTGATGAAGTATTCAAGGAGAAGGGAACGAAGGTCGAGTACCTCGTCGGCACCATGATCGAGTTGCCGCGGGCGGCGCTGGTGGCGGATGAGATCGCGAAAGAGGCTGAGTTCTTCTCGTTCGGCACCAACGACCTGACGCAGACTACGTTTGGCTTCTCGCGCGATGACGTCAACAAGGTGCTGCCGACGTATCTGGCGGAGGGCATCTTGAAGCAGGATCCGTTTGCCGCGCTCGATCAGGAGGGCGTTGGACAACTGGTGAAGATGGCTACGGAGCGCGGGCGGAAGACGCGGCCGACGTTGAAAGTCGGAATCTGCGGAGAACACGGCGGCGAACCGTCGTCGGTTGAGTTCTGCTACCGGACCGGGCTGAACTATGTTTCGTGCTCACCATTCCGCGTGTTGACGGCGCGGTTGGCGGCGGCGCAGGCGGCCGCTGCTGAAACGTTAAAGGTTGAGGGTGGAAGAACGAAATAA
- a CDS encoding site-specific integrase, with the protein MHRTDCGAASHPEGAYAHDGIPRRVHGPSGWRVAGLKWKDIDLKKMEIHVIRSIVMQHVGDCKTEASRKPVPLDSRLAKVLWSWRTQSPYPIDEDWVFASPHSGGKLPYWPGSLYKAHLEPAAKEIGIVGHFGWHTFRHTYATLLKGNGEDVKVVQELMRHANISVTLNIYAQAITQTKRDAQSRVVSLLLDKNEEKPSTKAYRTLTDIQNSGGDLQVVEKFGVPDGI; encoded by the coding sequence ATCCATCGAACAGATTGCGGCGCTGCTTCGCATCCTGAAGGAGCCTACGCGCACGATGGTATTCCTCGCCGCGTTCACGGGCCTTCGGGTTGGAGAGTTGCTGGCCTCAAGTGGAAAGACATCGATCTCAAGAAAATGGAGATCCATGTCATCCGCTCGATCGTCATGCAACACGTTGGCGACTGCAAGACCGAAGCCTCCCGTAAACCGGTTCCCCTCGACTCGCGATTGGCTAAGGTTCTGTGGAGCTGGCGAACTCAAAGTCCGTACCCCATTGACGAGGACTGGGTATTCGCTAGTCCACACAGTGGAGGCAAACTGCCGTACTGGCCAGGTTCGCTCTACAAGGCGCACTTGGAACCGGCGGCCAAAGAAATCGGAATCGTGGGCCATTTCGGTTGGCACACATTCCGACACACGTACGCGACGCTCCTCAAAGGCAACGGGGAGGACGTGAAGGTTGTGCAAGAACTCATGCGGCACGCAAACATCTCGGTCACGCTGAACATCTACGCGCAAGCGATCACGCAAACCAAGCGAGATGCGCAGAGCCGGGTTGTGAGCTTGTTGCTCGACAAAAACGAAGAAAAACCAAGCACCAAGGCTTATCGGACGTTAACGGACATACAAAATTCTGGAGGGGATTTGCAAGTTGTTGAGAAGTTTGGCGTCCCCGACGGGATTTGA
- a CDS encoding ATP-binding protein: MTNSAVLDLQVLVFAPFGKDAILIERVLRQSALPICSLSTFSEFEAAISEHAGAAIITEEVLQSAAIVALAKKLSAQPPWSDFPVIVLTGTGLSTLTTELAVRSRAPLGNVTLLERPLRPVTLISAVRSALLARRRQYEVRDHLRERGVAEQALQRAHDVLESLVEHRTAALRRLSAELLRVQDEERRRIARELHDSLGQDLAAAKICLDMLAQELPTECALLRDAQSLVNRSIADTRTLSHLLHPPLLDEAGFVSAAKWYVEGFGKRSGIATQLHLPEHPYRLSRRIETALFRIMQEALTNVHRHSGSRTVEVAVVAEKSRVVLTIKDFGMGVPREVLDRFWKTGNVGVGLAGIRERLKELDGFLEIESDLDGTLIKATIPVPASDPVGRDSISALPLAERHSLLAD; the protein is encoded by the coding sequence ATGACTAATTCCGCCGTGCTCGATCTGCAAGTGTTGGTCTTTGCACCCTTTGGCAAAGACGCAATACTCATTGAACGTGTGCTGCGTCAGTCGGCGCTGCCCATTTGCTCGCTGAGCACGTTTTCGGAATTCGAAGCGGCCATTTCAGAGCACGCCGGCGCTGCCATCATTACCGAAGAAGTTCTTCAGAGCGCGGCGATCGTAGCATTGGCGAAAAAACTCTCGGCGCAGCCTCCCTGGTCCGACTTTCCCGTGATCGTACTCACCGGAACCGGACTAAGTACACTCACCACCGAGCTAGCCGTACGCTCACGCGCGCCTCTCGGCAACGTGACCCTGCTGGAACGCCCGTTGCGCCCGGTCACTTTGATCAGCGCCGTGCGCAGCGCGCTTCTGGCCCGCCGCCGGCAATATGAGGTCCGCGATCATCTGCGGGAACGGGGGGTGGCGGAACAAGCGCTCCAGCGCGCGCATGATGTTCTCGAATCCCTGGTCGAGCACCGCACCGCAGCGCTGCGCCGGCTCTCGGCGGAACTTCTGCGCGTGCAGGACGAGGAACGCCGCCGCATCGCCCGCGAACTCCACGACAGTCTCGGCCAGGACCTCGCCGCCGCCAAGATCTGCCTCGACATGCTCGCTCAGGAACTCCCCACCGAATGCGCCCTTTTGCGGGACGCACAAAGTCTCGTCAATCGCTCCATCGCCGACACTCGAACTCTTTCGCACCTTTTGCATCCTCCGCTGCTCGACGAAGCTGGATTTGTTTCGGCCGCCAAATGGTATGTGGAGGGCTTTGGCAAGAGAAGCGGCATCGCCACCCAGCTTCACCTGCCCGAACACCCCTATCGGCTTTCCCGCCGAATCGAGACCGCCCTGTTCCGCATCATGCAGGAAGCTCTCACCAACGTTCATCGCCACTCTGGCAGCCGCACCGTAGAAGTCGCCGTAGTCGCCGAGAAATCCCGCGTCGTCCTTACCATAAAGGACTTCGGCATGGGCGTTCCGCGAGAAGTGCTGGATCGTTTCTGGAAGACTGGAAACGTCGGCGTCGGCCTGGCCGGCATCCGGGAGAGACTCAAAGAACTGGACGGCTTCCTTGAGATCGAATCCGACCTCGATGGCACTTTGATCAAAGCCACGATTCCAGTCCCCGCCTCGGATCCTGTCGGCCGCGATTCCATCAGCGCCTTGCCCTTAGCCGAGCGCCACTCGCTCCTGGCTGATTAG
- a CDS encoding ATPase domain-containing protein: MLDRQLALAVARCSSGCVGLDDVLGGGFPTGHSYLIEGEPGTGKTTLALQFIEEGIRRGEKALYVTLSESRDELLTVGRVHGLRLDGIDILEVRPSEEDLKPEGQYTVFYPAEIELNDRVQTIMAEVDLKKPSRLVIDALSEVRMLAKDPLLYRRQILSLKEYAPKDCTVLLLDDRSSSYTDLELHSIVHGVITMTRVSREYGKTMRRVEVTKLRGCAFREGFHDYLIRTGGVCVFPRLVAAEYASTQEEISVAPSGIPELDTLAGGGLGRGTSTLLIGPAGCGKTTIALRWLTTAAERGEKSAAFIFEETLNTLIGRAAGLGMNLKPLIQSGRMKIEHIDPAEVSPGEFVHMVRQSVENDGVQAVLIDSLNGFLQAMPGEQFLALHLHELLTYLNNREILTLLVLAQMGLVGSAMQSPIDVSYLADNILVLRYFETHGQVRQAISMMKKRSGSHERSIRELQLGPKTIRVGAPLSDFQGILSGAPTSLAPILGPGSAND; this comes from the coding sequence ATGCTAGATCGGCAACTGGCACTCGCGGTCGCTCGCTGTAGTTCAGGATGTGTAGGCCTGGACGACGTGCTGGGCGGGGGATTCCCCACCGGCCATTCTTATCTCATCGAAGGCGAACCCGGCACCGGCAAGACCACCCTTGCCCTTCAGTTTATCGAGGAAGGAATTCGCCGCGGCGAGAAAGCTCTCTATGTCACGCTTTCCGAGTCTCGCGATGAACTGCTCACAGTTGGCCGGGTGCATGGACTCCGACTGGATGGCATCGACATCCTTGAAGTCAGGCCCAGCGAGGAAGACCTTAAGCCCGAGGGCCAGTACACCGTTTTCTATCCTGCCGAGATCGAGCTTAACGATCGTGTGCAAACCATCATGGCCGAAGTGGATCTTAAGAAGCCTTCTCGGCTGGTTATCGATGCCCTGTCGGAAGTGCGCATGCTCGCGAAAGATCCTTTGCTTTACCGCCGCCAGATTCTCTCTCTGAAAGAGTACGCCCCAAAAGACTGCACGGTATTGCTGCTCGATGACCGCAGCAGCAGCTACACCGATCTCGAGCTGCACAGTATTGTGCATGGCGTTATCACTATGACCCGAGTGTCGCGCGAGTATGGCAAGACCATGCGCCGGGTCGAGGTCACCAAACTCCGCGGCTGCGCTTTTCGGGAAGGCTTTCACGATTATCTGATTCGCACCGGAGGCGTGTGCGTTTTTCCCCGGCTGGTCGCTGCGGAATACGCCAGCACTCAGGAAGAAATTAGCGTGGCGCCGAGCGGCATTCCCGAACTCGACACTCTGGCGGGCGGAGGGCTCGGCCGCGGCACCAGCACCCTGCTGATTGGACCTGCGGGATGCGGCAAAACCACCATTGCTCTCCGTTGGCTGACCACCGCCGCCGAGCGCGGAGAAAAATCCGCTGCCTTCATTTTTGAAGAAACTCTCAACACCCTGATAGGCCGCGCCGCCGGCCTGGGGATGAACCTCAAGCCTCTGATCCAATCCGGCCGCATGAAAATCGAACACATCGACCCCGCGGAGGTCTCTCCGGGCGAATTCGTCCACATGGTGCGGCAATCGGTCGAGAATGACGGAGTTCAGGCCGTTCTCATCGACAGTCTCAACGGCTTTTTACAGGCCATGCCGGGTGAGCAGTTTCTCGCACTTCATCTTCACGAACTGCTCACCTATTTGAACAATCGGGAGATATTGACCTTGCTGGTGCTGGCGCAAATGGGTTTGGTAGGTAGCGCCATGCAAAGTCCCATCGATGTGAGTTATCTGGCGGACAACATTTTGGTCCTGCGTTACTTCGAAACACATGGCCAGGTTCGCCAGGCTATCTCCATGATGAAAAAACGCAGCGGCAGCCACGAACGCTCGATTCGCGAGCTCCAGTTGGGTCCAAAAACAATCAGGGTGGGTGCGCCGCTGTCGGATTTCCAGGGAATTTTGTCGGGAGCTCCGACTTCTCTGGCTCCTATTCTCGGACCAGGTTCCGCCAATGACTAA